The following are encoded in a window of Aerococcus sanguinicola genomic DNA:
- the clpB gene encoding ATP-dependent chaperone ClpB, which translates to MNNMEMTTAMQEALANAQQIAKVRQHQEITVAHLFKAMVEPGNFAYNFYQRLNIDMNALEAELDRELDKIASVKGDNVQYGQAISRGLAELIQKAQELASERGDDYLSTEVVLYAIFDLTYLELSQWLNRVSSKEAAQALIDDLRKGDRVTSKNAEENYEALEKYGADLTQLAREGKMDPIIGRNEEIRDVIRILSRKTKNNPVLIGEPGVGKTAIIEGLAQRIVKGDVPSNLKDKKLISLDMGALIAGAKYRGEFEERLKAVLNDVKASDGEIILFIDEIHMIVGAGKTEGSMDAGNLLKPMLARGELHCIGATTLDEYREYMETDKALERRFQRVLVKEPTVEDTISILRGLSESFENHHHVKVHDQALVAAAQLSDRYITDRYLPDKAIDLVDEACAEIRVEMNSIPTELDMQRRRLLQLEIEEEALKEEEDDFSKQRLAELQEELAEVREKTNQLTMEWENEKEGLKKIQDKRQELDDAKRQLEIAQQNYDLEKAATLQHGTIPALEKELSQMEADYAEDMEGRSSLVQEAVTEEQISEVVSRQTGIPVSKLAESERQKLLDLDGRLHQRVIGQDEAVDTVSNAVLRSRAGIQDPDRPLGSFLFLGPTGVGKTELAKALAEQMFDSEDNIVRIDMSEYMEKANVSRLVGAAPGYIGYEEGGQLTEAVRRHPYSVVLLDEIEKAHPDVYNILLQILDDGRLTDGQGRTVDFKNTIIIMTSNLGSDILLEDSESGHDEISEEARDQVKDRLHSYFKPEFLNRIDDIIFFSPLSKDNMTGIVAKLLEQLNQRLADQNIHLDYSQEVLQWIADEAYEPQFGARPLRRFITNHIETPLARAIIAGDIQSGQAVQIKEKDDQVSFEVE; encoded by the coding sequence ATGAATAATATGGAAATGACAACGGCCATGCAAGAAGCCTTAGCTAATGCCCAACAGATTGCTAAGGTCCGCCAACACCAAGAGATTACCGTTGCACATTTATTCAAAGCCATGGTAGAGCCAGGCAACTTCGCATACAATTTCTATCAACGTTTAAACATCGATATGAATGCTTTAGAAGCTGAATTAGACCGTGAACTCGATAAAATTGCAAGTGTCAAAGGGGACAATGTCCAATATGGTCAAGCCATTTCAAGAGGCCTCGCCGAATTGATTCAAAAGGCTCAAGAGCTTGCCAGCGAAAGAGGGGATGACTACCTCTCAACAGAAGTCGTCCTCTATGCGATCTTTGACTTGACTTATTTAGAGCTCAGTCAGTGGCTCAACCGCGTATCCAGTAAAGAGGCTGCCCAAGCCTTGATCGATGACTTAAGAAAGGGTGATCGTGTGACTTCCAAGAATGCAGAAGAAAACTACGAAGCATTAGAAAAATATGGGGCCGACCTGACCCAACTTGCCCGGGAAGGGAAGATGGATCCAATCATTGGTCGGAACGAAGAAATCCGTGATGTGATTCGGATTCTCTCGCGTAAAACCAAGAATAATCCTGTCCTAATCGGGGAACCAGGGGTCGGGAAGACCGCCATTATTGAAGGCCTCGCCCAAAGAATTGTCAAAGGGGACGTCCCTAGCAACTTAAAAGATAAGAAACTGATCTCCCTCGATATGGGGGCGTTGATTGCAGGAGCCAAGTATCGGGGTGAATTCGAAGAACGGCTGAAGGCTGTTTTAAATGATGTGAAAGCTTCTGATGGAGAAATTATCCTCTTCATCGATGAAATCCACATGATTGTTGGGGCTGGGAAGACAGAAGGCTCTATGGATGCCGGCAACTTGCTGAAGCCTATGTTAGCCCGGGGTGAATTGCACTGCATCGGAGCCACGACCCTGGACGAATACCGGGAATACATGGAAACCGATAAGGCCCTGGAACGCCGCTTCCAAAGAGTCTTGGTTAAGGAACCAACTGTGGAAGATACTATCTCCATCCTGCGTGGCTTGAGCGAAAGTTTTGAAAACCACCACCATGTCAAGGTCCACGACCAAGCCTTAGTGGCAGCAGCCCAGTTATCGGACCGCTACATTACCGACCGCTACCTGCCAGACAAGGCCATTGACCTGGTCGACGAAGCCTGTGCTGAGATCCGGGTTGAGATGAATTCAATCCCAACTGAATTGGATATGCAACGCCGCCGTCTCCTCCAATTAGAGATTGAAGAAGAAGCCCTCAAGGAAGAAGAGGATGACTTTTCTAAGCAAAGATTGGCTGAACTCCAGGAAGAATTGGCTGAAGTTCGGGAAAAAACCAACCAGTTAACCATGGAATGGGAAAACGAAAAAGAAGGGCTCAAGAAGATCCAAGACAAACGTCAAGAATTGGATGATGCCAAGCGGCAATTAGAAATCGCCCAACAAAATTATGACCTGGAAAAGGCAGCTACCCTCCAACACGGGACCATCCCAGCCTTAGAAAAAGAACTGAGCCAGATGGAAGCTGACTATGCTGAGGACATGGAAGGCCGGTCCAGCCTAGTCCAAGAAGCCGTCACGGAAGAACAAATTTCTGAAGTGGTTTCTCGTCAAACCGGCATCCCTGTGTCGAAATTGGCTGAAAGTGAACGGCAAAAACTCCTCGACCTAGATGGCCGCCTCCACCAACGCGTGATTGGTCAAGATGAAGCCGTGGATACCGTCAGCAACGCTGTTCTCCGCTCACGGGCCGGCATTCAAGATCCTGACCGCCCACTCGGTTCCTTCCTCTTCCTAGGACCAACTGGGGTCGGGAAGACCGAACTGGCCAAGGCCTTGGCTGAACAAATGTTTGACAGCGAAGACAACATTGTCCGCATCGACATGAGTGAATACATGGAAAAAGCTAATGTCTCCCGCTTAGTCGGTGCCGCACCAGGCTATATCGGTTACGAAGAAGGGGGCCAATTAACCGAAGCTGTCCGCCGCCACCCTTACTCTGTCGTTCTTTTAGACGAAATCGAAAAGGCCCATCCGGATGTTTACAACATCCTCTTACAAATTCTAGATGATGGCCGCTTGACTGATGGTCAAGGTCGGACCGTCGACTTCAAGAACACCATTATCATCATGACCTCTAACCTGGGATCCGACATCCTGCTAGAAGATAGCGAATCAGGCCATGATGAAATTTCTGAAGAAGCTCGTGATCAAGTCAAAGACCGCCTCCACAGCTACTTTAAACCTGAATTCTTGAACCGGATTGATGACATTATCTTCTTCAGTCCACTGTCTAAAGACAATATGACTGGCATTGTGGCTAAGCTCTTGGAACAACTCAACCAACGCTTAGCTGATCAAAACATCCACCTCGACTACAGCCAAGAGGTCTTACAATGGATTGCTGATGAAGCCTATGAACCTCAATTCGGGGCTCGTCCACTGCGTCGTTTCATCACCAACCATATCGAAACCCCACTGGCCCGGGCAATTATTGCCGGCGATATCCAATCGGGTCAAGCCGTGCAAATTAAAGAAAAAGACGACCAAGTTAGCTTTGAAGTCGAATAA
- a CDS encoding asparaginase: MIKRIHVIGTGGTISAAGEAGKTTSYQAGAFDASQLLEGLPSLDGIADLTYEQIFSVASESLSNAQLLQLGQRVQAVLADESVDGVVISHGTDTLEETAYFLHLTAPSDKPIVLTGAMRPATAASADGPMNLYQAICLAASDQAVGMGALVAFSDGIYSGRDVQKTSNFRPQAFDSRNLGCLGYLREDQAYFLQRPTKPSPRIDLSGIDQLPRVDIAYYHVGASADILDFFKDHADGIVLAGVGTGNISQDWCDYIKSQEDQLPPMVRSSRVANGLTVYESSVDEGMPFIPSGSLPPSKAKILLTLLLTQTQDPQAIREAFGRY; this comes from the coding sequence ATGATCAAAAGAATTCACGTTATCGGGACCGGTGGCACTATCTCAGCGGCGGGTGAGGCTGGCAAGACCACATCCTACCAAGCGGGAGCCTTCGATGCCAGCCAATTGCTGGAGGGACTACCGAGCCTGGATGGCATAGCCGACCTGACCTATGAGCAGATCTTCTCGGTAGCCAGCGAGTCCCTGTCCAATGCCCAGCTCCTCCAACTGGGCCAGCGCGTGCAAGCGGTCTTGGCCGATGAAAGCGTCGATGGTGTCGTCATCAGCCATGGGACCGACACCCTGGAGGAAACGGCCTACTTCCTCCATCTCACCGCCCCTTCAGACAAGCCCATCGTCCTGACCGGAGCCATGCGCCCCGCCACGGCTGCCAGTGCAGACGGCCCCATGAACCTCTACCAGGCCATCTGCCTAGCCGCTAGCGACCAAGCAGTGGGCATGGGAGCCTTGGTTGCCTTCTCCGACGGCATCTACTCTGGGCGCGATGTCCAAAAGACCAGCAACTTCCGCCCCCAAGCCTTCGACAGCCGGAACCTGGGCTGCCTGGGCTACCTGCGCGAAGACCAGGCCTACTTCCTCCAGCGCCCCACCAAGCCCAGTCCTCGGATCGACCTAAGCGGCATCGACCAGCTCCCCCGGGTGGACATCGCCTACTACCATGTGGGTGCCTCAGCAGACATCCTGGACTTCTTCAAGGACCACGCAGACGGCATCGTCCTCGCTGGGGTAGGGACCGGCAATATCAGCCAGGACTGGTGCGACTACATCAAGTCCCAAGAAGATCAGCTCCCCCCTATGGTCCGCAGCTCCCGGGTGGCAAACGGCCTAACCGTCTACGAAAGCAGTGTCGACGAGGGCATGCCCTTCATCCCCTCCGGCAGCCTCCCCCCAAGCAAGGCCAAGATCTTGTTGACCCTTCTCTTGACCCAGACCCAGGACCCCCAAGCCATTCGAGAAGCCTTTGGACGGTATTAG
- a CDS encoding HD domain-containing protein, which yields MNPRELLDALSVAAKLKDTTRHCYTEEGRHESVAEHSWMMTLMAFLLMEEFPQADMHKVIQMCIIHDLGECFTGDIPTFDKGEADEVKEQDLLKNWVNSLPDDTAQKMTALYREMEERTTLEAKIYKAIDSQEALIQHNLSDLDTWTDFEKSFNLTYADDKVQFSDYMTQLREEIRKDTQAKLADE from the coding sequence ATGAACCCAAGAGAATTACTCGATGCTTTATCAGTGGCTGCCAAGTTAAAGGACACGACCCGGCATTGTTACACAGAGGAGGGCCGGCATGAGAGTGTGGCTGAGCACTCCTGGATGATGACCCTGATGGCTTTTCTTTTGATGGAGGAATTCCCCCAGGCGGATATGCATAAGGTGATTCAAATGTGTATCATCCATGACCTGGGCGAGTGCTTCACGGGAGATATTCCGACCTTTGACAAGGGGGAAGCGGACGAGGTCAAGGAGCAGGACTTGCTGAAGAATTGGGTGAATTCTCTTCCTGATGATACCGCACAAAAAATGACGGCCCTATACCGTGAGATGGAAGAGCGCACGACGCTTGAAGCGAAGATCTATAAGGCCATCGATAGCCAGGAAGCCCTGATCCAGCATAACCTGTCCGACCTAGATACCTGGACTGACTTTGAGAAGTCCTTCAACCTGACCTATGCCGACGACAAGGTTCAGTTCTCTGACTACATGACCCAGCTCCGGGAAGAAATCCGCAAAGATACCCAGGCTAAGTTAGCGGATGAGTAA
- a CDS encoding pyruvate kinase encodes MEKQSLVEVVRQLRKEIQEEGQALYASWEPQTIREDFRSSAKNLAAYAVMRRRDLRELQDRLDRLGYQGFRGIEANVLAGLDHLVQVIQGEPVGNEEARWAEMDQAKARTFQVFGLEAGKRAQNLVTLPTEAGRDPHYVNDLSQAGMDLARINCAHDQAKTWQAMAKNIQAAGKAKGRQHPIYCDLAGPKVRIEALYTEQQNPRVFTADTFFISHVKPLEDFQDQNLVLYTPQQDLIQSLEVGDPVVMYDGDLLAHVTSQHEEGVVVEVDRVRKTKGQKIKATKGMNFPGRDSQLPILTPADCQAMEAVKDFTRGYNFSFVRQVEDIVAIKAQLAEVYGEDTSQHPPFFIKIETQSILENLFQVLVEANRNHYAGLMIARGDLAAELGFLRLASVQEDLVAIARAARIPVIWATQVMENMVKTGIPTRAEMADVMLAGRCDLVMLNKGGHIQEGIQLLNQVLDQSRYYMPTSPSPLRPLDLDPDKKDATSF; translated from the coding sequence ATGGAGAAGCAGTCTTTAGTTGAAGTAGTCAGACAATTGCGAAAAGAGATTCAGGAGGAGGGACAGGCTCTCTATGCGAGTTGGGAGCCTCAGACTATCCGGGAAGATTTTCGTTCGAGTGCTAAAAATCTGGCGGCCTATGCGGTGATGCGGCGGAGGGACCTGCGCGAGCTTCAGGATCGTCTGGATAGACTCGGTTACCAGGGTTTTCGAGGGATTGAGGCCAATGTACTCGCGGGCCTCGACCACTTAGTCCAGGTCATCCAGGGGGAGCCGGTGGGCAACGAGGAGGCGCGCTGGGCTGAAATGGACCAAGCCAAGGCCCGCACCTTCCAGGTTTTTGGCCTAGAAGCTGGTAAGCGGGCCCAGAACCTGGTGACCTTGCCCACGGAGGCTGGTCGCGATCCCCATTATGTTAATGATTTAAGCCAGGCGGGCATGGACCTGGCCCGGATTAATTGTGCCCATGATCAGGCTAAGACCTGGCAGGCTATGGCCAAAAATATCCAAGCGGCTGGCAAAGCCAAGGGCCGCCAGCATCCCATCTACTGTGACTTAGCAGGGCCCAAAGTCCGCATCGAAGCCCTCTATACCGAGCAGCAGAATCCCCGGGTCTTTACAGCTGATACTTTCTTCATTAGCCATGTCAAGCCCTTGGAAGATTTCCAAGACCAAAACTTGGTGCTCTACACTCCTCAGCAAGACCTGATCCAATCTCTAGAAGTGGGGGACCCGGTGGTGATGTATGATGGCGACCTCCTCGCCCATGTGACCTCCCAGCACGAGGAGGGAGTTGTGGTTGAAGTCGACCGAGTGCGCAAGACCAAGGGGCAGAAGATTAAGGCGACCAAGGGGATGAACTTTCCCGGTCGAGATAGCCAGCTGCCCATTCTCACGCCTGCTGACTGCCAAGCCATGGAAGCAGTCAAGGATTTTACCCGGGGTTATAACTTTTCTTTTGTCCGCCAAGTGGAAGATATTGTAGCGATTAAGGCCCAGCTCGCTGAAGTCTACGGGGAAGATACGAGCCAACATCCGCCATTCTTTATCAAAATTGAAACCCAGTCGATCCTCGAAAATCTTTTCCAAGTCTTAGTGGAGGCTAACCGTAACCACTATGCGGGTCTGATGATTGCCCGGGGCGACTTGGCGGCTGAATTGGGCTTCTTGCGCTTGGCCAGTGTCCAAGAAGACCTGGTCGCGATCGCCCGAGCCGCCCGGATTCCGGTGATTTGGGCCACTCAAGTGATGGAGAATATGGTCAAGACTGGCATCCCCACCCGGGCTGAGATGGCCGATGTCATGTTGGCTGGCCGCTGTGACCTGGTCATGCTCAATAAGGGCGGCCACATCCAGGAAGGCATCCAACTCCTCAACCAGGTCCTAGACCAGTCGCGCTACTATATGCCAACCAGTCCCTCCCCCTTGCGTCCACTAGATTTAGATCCTGACAAAAAAGATGCCACTAGCTTTTAA
- a CDS encoding YqeG family HAD IIIA-type phosphatase: MLKKFQPTWMLDTILQISPDQARKHQIKAIITDLDNTLIPWNSAQVPEYLKQWAEEMTSSGIEILILSNNNGLRVADVAKQLGVRYLAPAYKPRSSGYLAALKTLDMTKEEVAFVGDQLLTDVFGANRVGIRTILVKPVVKTDGMWTRVNRGVEKPLKFLLDKFHKNWEWRNQLDDR, translated from the coding sequence ATGTTAAAAAAATTCCAACCGACCTGGATGTTGGATACGATTCTACAGATTAGCCCGGACCAGGCCCGAAAGCACCAGATCAAGGCCATCATTACGGACTTAGATAATACACTCATACCTTGGAATTCCGCCCAGGTTCCGGAATACTTGAAACAGTGGGCGGAGGAGATGACCAGTTCGGGCATTGAGATCTTGATTTTGTCCAATAATAACGGCCTCCGTGTTGCCGATGTGGCCAAGCAGTTGGGGGTCCGCTATCTGGCTCCAGCCTACAAGCCGCGCTCGTCGGGTTACCTGGCAGCCCTCAAGACATTGGATATGACCAAGGAAGAGGTGGCCTTTGTGGGTGACCAGCTCCTGACCGATGTCTTTGGTGCCAACCGGGTGGGCATTCGTACCATCCTGGTCAAGCCCGTCGTTAAGACAGATGGCATGTGGACCCGGGTCAACCGCGGTGTTGAAAAACCGTTGAAATTTTTACTAGATAAATTCCATAAGAATTGGGAATGGAGGAATCAATTAGATGACAGATGA
- a CDS encoding dicarboxylate/amino acid:cation symporter: MTSEQKKKKLGLVPRLIIAIILGIIAGQLSFIPEWFLRAFITFSAIFSSFLNFVIPFMIIGLVIKGIADLSDGAGRLLGITALTSYISTLIAGSIAYTTAITLFPHFITDDLVQKLNEAGEGLTPIFEIPLEPFFDVTGAIIFAFMMGLGISWLRQKGQGEALYEVFSDFGEVITQVLATVVIPLLPIYIFGNFANLSYTGSVFTILGVFWKVFIVVIILHLLYISAMFVVAGLYAGKNPIQLIKNQIPGYITAVGTQSSAATIPVNIECAEKNGVSEDIRNFVVPLCATIHLAGSMITITCCSMTLLLMYDMPHPFSMMLGFIMMLGVAMVAAPGAPGGAIMSALPFLPMVGIVSDSMQQLMISLYITQDSFGTAANVSGDNAIAVFIDKLHQDKK; encoded by the coding sequence ATGACAAGTGAGCAGAAAAAGAAAAAATTAGGCCTTGTGCCGCGACTGATTATTGCTATTATTTTAGGGATTATTGCCGGACAATTATCCTTTATTCCGGAATGGTTCCTGCGTGCCTTTATCACCTTCTCCGCCATCTTCTCTAGTTTCCTGAACTTCGTGATTCCTTTTATGATCATTGGTTTAGTGATCAAGGGGATTGCTGACTTGAGTGATGGGGCTGGGCGTCTGTTGGGGATTACCGCACTGACTTCCTATATTTCGACCTTGATCGCGGGGTCCATCGCCTATACCACCGCTATTACCCTCTTTCCTCACTTCATCACGGATGACTTAGTCCAGAAGCTGAATGAGGCAGGGGAGGGTCTGACCCCTATCTTTGAAATTCCCTTGGAGCCCTTCTTCGATGTGACAGGTGCTATTATTTTTGCCTTCATGATGGGGCTAGGGATTTCTTGGTTACGGCAAAAAGGCCAGGGCGAGGCCCTCTATGAAGTTTTTAGCGACTTTGGTGAAGTGATCACCCAGGTCTTAGCGACAGTGGTGATTCCCTTACTTCCTATTTATATCTTCGGGAACTTCGCCAACTTATCCTACACCGGCTCGGTCTTCACGATTCTGGGTGTCTTCTGGAAGGTCTTCATTGTGGTGATTATTCTTCACCTGCTCTATATCAGCGCTATGTTCGTGGTAGCTGGTCTCTATGCGGGTAAGAATCCGATCCAATTGATCAAGAACCAGATTCCAGGCTATATTACAGCCGTTGGGACCCAGTCATCAGCAGCAACCATTCCGGTCAATATTGAATGTGCCGAGAAGAATGGGGTGTCTGAAGATATCCGGAACTTTGTGGTGCCGCTCTGTGCGACCATCCACTTGGCCGGGTCGATGATCACCATTACTTGCTGTTCCATGACCCTCTTGCTGATGTATGATATGCCTCATCCTTTCTCGATGATGCTTGGCTTTATCATGATGCTGGGAGTCGCCATGGTCGCTGCGCCAGGAGCGCCAGGTGGAGCCATTATGTCGGCCTTGCCTTTCCTGCCAATGGTTGGGATTGTTTCAGACTCTATGCAGCAGCTGATGATTTCTCTCTATATTACCCAAGATAGTTTCGGAACAGCCGCCAATGTGTCGGGTGACAATGCCATTGCGGTCTTCATCGATAAGTTACACCAAGACAAGAAGTAA
- a CDS encoding histidine phosphatase family protein yields MKTLYLMRHGQTQYNVEGRIQGWCDSPLTETGRDQASRVNDYLQAEGLEDWAYVASSDLKRAQDTLTLAQSPREDFHLLSGLREACFGQYEKQSRDHLPREDFNRKIKAAGGETIPEVQERLVRTCTYIMEQIEEGEKAFAVAHGRCIRLFADYWQAKQGKEAVGEIANCSLLVFNYDGQAFQLKEIIVP; encoded by the coding sequence ATGAAAACTCTATATTTAATGCGACACGGCCAGACCCAATACAATGTGGAAGGCCGGATCCAGGGCTGGTGCGATTCGCCCCTAACAGAAACAGGACGCGACCAGGCCAGCCGGGTGAATGACTACCTCCAAGCAGAGGGGCTAGAAGACTGGGCCTATGTGGCAAGCTCTGACTTAAAACGAGCCCAGGACACCCTGACCCTAGCGCAGAGCCCCAGAGAAGATTTCCACTTGCTATCGGGGCTAAGAGAAGCTTGCTTCGGCCAATACGAGAAGCAGTCCCGCGACCACCTGCCCCGGGAAGACTTCAACCGCAAGATCAAGGCAGCGGGTGGGGAGACCATCCCTGAAGTCCAAGAGCGGCTGGTGCGCACCTGCACCTATATCATGGAACAAATTGAAGAAGGTGAGAAGGCCTTTGCGGTTGCTCATGGCCGTTGTATCCGCCTCTTTGCGGATTACTGGCAGGCCAAACAAGGGAAAGAAGCGGTCGGCGAAATCGCCAACTGCTCACTTTTGGTCTTTAACTACGACGGCCAAGCCTTCCAACTCAAAGAAATCATCGTCCCCTAG
- a CDS encoding Y-family DNA polymerase, with amino-acid sequence MEVHDDYVFDYDKEPRREILCIDCKSFYASVEAVDRGLDPLTAKLVVMSYPADGPRQRASGLILASSPAAKQAYGISNVSRAGDLPYPYPDDLYIVPPRMRYYMEKNQEINQIYRSFVAAEDHAVYSIDESFLDISASMRLFKQATAGDFAAMVQRAVYEGTGIYVTVGIGDNPLLAKLALDNAAKHQKNMRAEWRYEDVPQTLWQMDGLTDFWGIGKRMARKLQALGIQSIYDLAHSNPYLLRDKFGRLGEQLYAHSWGIDRSFIEPLKPPETKSLGNHQILPRDYDQAGEILTVVKEMGEQLATRLRREGYKAQGLTLVLGYSKGYCSPDGKTFRRASGRLLASQRRSELLPVLERLFAQIYQGQVVRNIGVSAFDLEEAGCEQLSLFAADPKTDALEAVIDKIRQKYGFKSLVPATSLCSGARAIARSQLVGGHAGGMAGIEDVATDG; translated from the coding sequence ATGGAAGTTCATGATGATTATGTTTTTGACTATGACAAGGAACCGCGCCGGGAGATTCTCTGCATTGACTGCAAGTCCTTTTATGCTTCTGTGGAGGCGGTAGACCGCGGCTTAGATCCTTTAACCGCTAAGTTAGTCGTGATGTCTTATCCAGCAGATGGCCCTAGGCAAAGAGCTTCGGGCTTGATCCTAGCCTCGTCACCAGCTGCCAAGCAAGCCTATGGGATTTCCAATGTGTCCCGGGCCGGGGACCTGCCCTATCCTTATCCCGATGACCTCTATATTGTGCCCCCGCGCATGCGCTATTATATGGAGAAAAACCAGGAGATTAACCAGATCTATCGGTCTTTTGTGGCGGCGGAGGACCATGCTGTCTACAGCATCGATGAGAGCTTTCTGGATATCAGTGCTTCCATGCGCCTCTTTAAGCAGGCGACAGCGGGTGATTTTGCAGCTATGGTCCAGCGGGCGGTCTATGAAGGAACCGGCATCTATGTGACGGTCGGTATCGGGGACAATCCTTTATTAGCCAAGCTGGCCTTGGATAATGCGGCTAAACATCAGAAAAATATGCGGGCGGAGTGGCGCTATGAAGATGTGCCCCAGACTCTCTGGCAAATGGACGGCCTGACGGACTTTTGGGGGATCGGTAAGCGGATGGCCCGCAAGCTCCAGGCCCTGGGCATCCAGTCCATTTACGACCTAGCCCACAGCAATCCCTATCTGCTCCGCGATAAATTTGGTCGGCTAGGCGAGCAGCTCTATGCCCACAGCTGGGGGATCGACCGGTCTTTTATCGAACCCCTCAAGCCGCCGGAGACTAAGAGCCTGGGTAACCATCAAATCTTGCCCCGCGATTATGACCAGGCTGGCGAGATCCTGACTGTGGTCAAGGAGATGGGTGAGCAGCTGGCCACGCGTTTGCGCCGGGAGGGCTATAAGGCGCAGGGCCTGACCTTGGTCCTGGGCTATTCCAAGGGCTACTGTTCGCCGGATGGGAAGACCTTTCGCCGGGCTTCGGGTCGACTCTTGGCCAGCCAGCGCCGGTCTGAGCTTCTTCCCGTCCTCGAGCGCTTATTTGCTCAAATTTACCAGGGGCAAGTGGTTCGAAATATCGGCGTTTCGGCCTTTGACCTGGAGGAAGCGGGCTGTGAGCAGCTGTCCCTCTTCGCCGCTGATCCCAAGACGGATGCTCTGGAAGCAGTCATCGATAAGATCCGTCAGAAGTATGGCTTTAAGAGCCTGGTCCCCGCTACCTCGCTATGTTCCGGTGCCCGCGCTATCGCACGGTCCCAGCTCGTGGGCGGACATGCAGGGGGCATGGCGGGGATCGAGGATGTGGCAACTGATGGCTAG
- a CDS encoding helix-hairpin-helix domain-containing protein yields MGEWTVEIEFYRLRKAPGDEEKAQSLECLERAWALEIVSAHERYLDQALELWPENLDALMLRLERIPLPARLLYLEALAQEHKGTYLKEARLSYANLAQRPYLRLLHEIGSLYTEMGRYPLAAQLYDILLRAGMTERFEFKRELLILYYHMGDWEGMVQVYPEIAADEIHEIILLPCLLLAYRTDHLLWVDYFWQELNRLNSDLVDFFSQDNWPIEDIVDLEMTPRHLVDYLTKHDYQTLILAANPILPSLLSDDYSYKFFKEKAKAKPAQSLTLADLEEDQNLAESLNLYHLYNAGDDDGESFRNQAYSAFLFERGEAHGQEAGPEVAAWWLEQVLGEKGAALLAEAGYASFQALAQADANDLLAIKGIESGMIARLRQWGLPI; encoded by the coding sequence ATGGGAGAATGGACTGTTGAAATCGAATTTTACCGCTTGCGGAAGGCGCCTGGAGATGAGGAAAAGGCCCAGTCCTTGGAGTGCCTGGAGCGGGCCTGGGCCCTGGAGATTGTGTCGGCACATGAGCGCTACCTGGACCAGGCCCTAGAGCTATGGCCGGAGAACTTAGATGCTCTGATGTTGCGCTTGGAGCGGATTCCCCTGCCTGCCCGGCTCCTCTACCTGGAGGCGCTGGCCCAGGAACACAAGGGGACTTATCTGAAGGAAGCTAGGCTCTCCTATGCCAATCTTGCTCAGCGGCCCTATCTCCGTTTGCTCCACGAGATTGGCTCGCTCTATACGGAGATGGGGCGCTATCCTTTGGCGGCTCAGCTCTATGACATCTTGCTCCGGGCAGGGATGACTGAGCGTTTTGAATTTAAGCGGGAGCTCCTGATTCTCTACTACCATATGGGGGACTGGGAAGGGATGGTCCAAGTTTACCCAGAGATAGCGGCGGACGAGATCCATGAGATCATCCTCCTACCTTGTCTTCTACTCGCTTACCGGACCGACCACTTGCTCTGGGTGGATTATTTCTGGCAGGAACTCAACCGCCTCAACTCGGACTTGGTCGACTTCTTCAGCCAGGATAACTGGCCCATCGAAGACATTGTGGACCTCGAAATGACCCCCCGCCATCTAGTCGATTACCTGACCAAGCACGACTACCAGACCCTGATCTTGGCGGCTAACCCCATCCTGCCTAGTCTCTTGTCTGATGACTACAGTTATAAGTTCTTCAAGGAAAAGGCCAAAGCCAAACCAGCTCAAAGCTTGACCTTGGCTGACCTGGAAGAGGACCAGAACTTAGCGGAAAGCCTCAATCTCTACCACCTGTATAATGCCGGGGATGATGACGGCGAGAGCTTCCGCAACCAGGCCTATTCCGCCTTTCTTTTCGAAAGGGGCGAAGCGCATGGCCAAGAAGCTGGACCAGAAGTGGCGGCTTGGTGGCTTGAACAAGTGCTCGGTGAGAAGGGCGCTGCCTTGTTGGCAGAAGCAGGCTATGCGAGCTTCCAAGCCCTGGCCCAAGCTGACGCCAATGACCTCCTCGCCATCAAGGGCATCGAATCCGGCATGATAGCCCGCCTCAGACAATGGGGACTGCCTATCTAA